From Dermochelys coriacea isolate rDerCor1 chromosome 9, rDerCor1.pri.v4, whole genome shotgun sequence, one genomic window encodes:
- the LOC119861427 gene encoding terminal nucleotidyltransferase 5C-like, whose translation MTEDLDHRFSSLTWDQIKILDQVLTEVIPIHGRGNFPTLEVKPKDIIHVVKEQLTEKQITVRDIRLNGSTASHILVKQNGTSYKDLDIIFGVELPSEQEFQVVKEAVLNCLLDFLPKCVNKEKITAQTMKDAYVQKMVKVSTDHDRWSLISLSNNSGKNVELKFVNSLRRQFEFSVDSFQIILDSMLNVYSDTECELREDLHPTIIAESMYGDFNEAMDHLKYKLISTRNPEEIRGGGLLKYSNLLVRDFKPADEAEIKSLERYMCSRFFIDFPDVAEQQRKIESYLCNHFIGEEKSKYDYLMTLRGVVNESTVCLMGHERRQTLNMITILALKVLGEQNIIPNAANVTCYYQPAPYISDRNFSNYYVAHGQPPIIYQSYPFHIQMQSGMV comes from the coding sequence ATGACTGAGGATTTAGATCACAGATTCAGTAGTCTCACTTGGGATCAGATAAAAATACTGGATCAAGTATTAACTGAGGTAATACCCATTCATGGAAGAGGAAATTTTCCAACTCTGGAGGTAAAGCCAAAGGATATCATTCATGTTGTAAAGGAGCAGCTTACTGAGAAGCAAATCACTGTTAGAGACATCCGCCTGAATGGTTCAACGGCTAGTCACATCCTTGTGAAACAGAATGGAACTAGCTACAAAGACCTGGATATCATTTTTGGTGTTGAACTACCAAGTGAACAAGAATTTCAGGTTGTTAAGGAGGCAGTTCTGAATTGCCTACTGGACTTTTTACCAAAATGTGTCAATAAAGAAAAGATCACTGCTCAGACTATGAAAGATGCATATGTGCAAAAGATGGTCAAAGTGTCCACTGATCATGACCGCTGGAGCCTCATCTCATTGTCAAACAACAGTGGGAAGAATGTAGAACTAAAATTTGTAAACTCACTCAGACGACAGTTTGAATTTAGCGTTGACTCCTTTCAAATAATACTGGACTCCATGTTAAATGTTTACAGTGATACGGAATGTGAATTGAGAGAAGACTTACATCCCACCATTATTGCAGAGAGCATGTATGGAGACTTCAATGAGGCCATGGAccatttaaaatacaaacttATTTCCACAAGGAATCCTGAAGAAATCAGAGGTGGAGGCCTTCTGAAATACAGCAACCTTCTGGTTCGTGACTTTAAACCAGCAGATGAGGCTGAAATTAAATCTTTAGAACGTTATATGTGTTCCAGATTCTTCATTGATTTTCCTGATGTGGCTGAGCAGCAAAGGAAAATTGAGTCATATTTATGCAACCATTTCATTGGGGAAGAAAAGAGCAAGTATGACTACCTGATGACTCTGCGCGGAGTTGTAAATGAGAGCACAGTCTGTCTCATGGGACATGAACGACGACAAACTCTAAACATGATTACAATTCTCGCTTTAAAAGTACTTGGAGAACAAAACATCATCCCCAATGCAGCCAACGTAACGTGCTACTATCAGCCCGCTCCATATATCAGTGACAGGAACTTCAGCAATTACTATGTTGCTCATGGACAGCCACCTATCATCTATCAGTCATATCCATTTCATATACAAATGCAAAGTGGAATGGTTTAG